In Massilia antarctica, the following are encoded in one genomic region:
- the guaB gene encoding IMP dehydrogenase, with the protein MRLLQKALTFDDVLLVPAYSNVLPADTSLKTRLTRNIALNIPLLSAAMDTVTEARLAIAMAQEGGIGIIHKNLSPKDQAREVARVKRFEAGVLRDPITIPPTMKIRDVIALTEQYGISGFPVVEGKTVVGIITNRDLRFEEELDAEARAKMTPRDKLVYVKEDADTAEAKRLMNKHRLERVLVVNDEFELRGLITVKDIQKSHEHPFASKDKLGKLLVGAAVGVSARDEERIELLVAAGVDVLVVDTAHGHSQGILDRVKWIKVRFPHVDVIGGNIATAAAALALVEHGADAVKVGIGPGSICTTRIVAGVGVPQITAISNVAEALAGTGVPCIADGGIRFSGDISKALAAGASTVMMGSMFAGTEEAPGEVILYQGRSYKSYRGMGSLGAMADGSADRYFQDAAAKADKFVPEGIEGRVAYKGSVLAIIYQLVGGVRQSMGYCGCASIDELREKAEFVEITSAGMRESHVHDVQITKEAPNYRSGE; encoded by the coding sequence ATGCGTCTACTTCAAAAAGCACTCACGTTCGATGATGTGCTGCTCGTCCCGGCTTACTCGAATGTCCTGCCAGCCGACACCTCCCTCAAGACCCGCCTGACCCGTAATATTGCCCTGAATATTCCTTTGCTGTCCGCAGCGATGGATACGGTCACTGAAGCGCGCCTTGCCATTGCCATGGCGCAGGAAGGCGGCATCGGCATCATCCACAAGAATCTGTCGCCCAAGGACCAGGCCCGCGAAGTAGCGCGCGTAAAACGTTTCGAGGCGGGTGTGCTGCGCGACCCGATCACGATTCCTCCGACCATGAAAATCCGCGACGTGATCGCCCTGACCGAACAGTACGGCATCAGCGGCTTCCCTGTGGTGGAAGGCAAGACCGTGGTCGGCATCATCACCAACCGCGACTTGCGTTTTGAAGAAGAGCTCGACGCCGAAGCGCGCGCCAAGATGACCCCGCGCGACAAGCTGGTCTACGTCAAGGAAGACGCCGACACCGCCGAAGCGAAGCGCCTGATGAACAAGCACCGCCTTGAGCGCGTGCTGGTCGTCAACGACGAATTCGAGCTGCGCGGCCTGATCACCGTCAAGGATATCCAGAAGTCGCACGAGCATCCGTTCGCCTCGAAAGACAAGTTGGGCAAGCTGCTGGTCGGCGCCGCCGTCGGCGTGAGCGCGCGCGATGAAGAGCGCATCGAGCTGCTGGTCGCGGCCGGCGTGGACGTGCTGGTGGTCGATACCGCCCACGGCCATTCGCAGGGTATCCTCGACCGTGTGAAGTGGATCAAGGTGCGCTTCCCGCACGTGGACGTCATCGGCGGCAACATCGCCACGGCGGCCGCGGCGCTGGCGCTGGTCGAACATGGCGCCGACGCGGTCAAGGTCGGCATCGGCCCTGGCTCGATCTGCACCACCCGCATCGTGGCCGGCGTGGGTGTGCCGCAAATTACCGCGATCTCCAACGTGGCCGAAGCGCTGGCCGGCACCGGCGTGCCTTGCATCGCAGACGGCGGCATCCGCTTCTCGGGCGACATTTCCAAGGCACTGGCGGCAGGCGCATCGACCGTCATGATGGGTTCCATGTTCGCCGGTACCGAGGAAGCGCCGGGCGAAGTGATCCTGTACCAGGGCCGTTCGTACAAGTCCTACCGTGGCATGGGATCGCTGGGCGCGATGGCCGACGGCTCGGCCGACCGCTACTTCCAGGACGCGGCCGCCAAGGCCGACAAGTTCGTGCCGGAAGGTATCGAAGGCAGGGTTGCCTACAAGGGCAGCGTACTGGCGATCATCTACCAGCTGGTCGGCGGCGTGCGCCAGTCGATGGGTTACTGCGGTTGCGCGTCCATCGACGAGCTGCGTGAAAAAGCGGAGTTTGTCGAGATCACCTCGGCCGGCATGCGCGAATCGCACGTGCACGACGTGCAGATCACCAAAGAAGCGCCGAACTACCGTTCCGGCGAATAA
- a CDS encoding DUF4124 domain-containing protein, with translation MVNLIGKRTLQLLAGGALMLFATVASAQYVWVDANGTKQFSDRPPPPGVPAKNILKSPSSAAVAPRVDSVPAPASQPMSADDKVPPSLADREADYRKRTKAKEDEQKKTTAEAARKANNKIACESARTYKRSLEQGTRVSSTDKNGERTFMDDSKRASEIARANKTISDGCK, from the coding sequence ATGGTCAACCTTATCGGAAAACGAACATTGCAGCTGCTGGCCGGAGGCGCGCTGATGCTGTTCGCCACCGTCGCTTCCGCGCAATACGTGTGGGTCGACGCGAATGGCACCAAGCAATTCTCGGATCGCCCGCCGCCGCCCGGCGTGCCGGCCAAGAACATTCTCAAGTCGCCCTCGTCCGCCGCTGTCGCGCCGAGGGTGGACAGCGTGCCGGCGCCGGCATCGCAGCCCATGAGCGCCGACGACAAGGTGCCGCCTAGCCTGGCCGACCGCGAAGCCGACTACCGCAAGCGCACCAAGGCCAAGGAAGACGAGCAAAAGAAAACCACCGCCGAAGCGGCCAGGAAGGCCAACAATAAAATCGCCTGCGAGAGCGCCCGCACCTACAAGCGCAGCCTGGAGCAAGGCACCCGCGTGAGTTCGACCGACAAGAATGGCGAACGCACCTTCATGGATGACAGCAAGCGCGCCTCGGAAATCGCACGCGCCAACAAAACCATCAGCGACGGTTGCAAGTAA
- a CDS encoding RnfH family protein — MDDSLAEPAAQNITVQVCYATPLREYLRELTVERGCTIEQAIRRSGVLDDIPGIDLALQPVGLYGKKKPLETVLRERDRIEIYRPLVADPKESRRKRAEKKAQPG, encoded by the coding sequence ATGGATGACTCCCTGGCTGAACCGGCGGCGCAAAACATCACGGTCCAGGTGTGCTATGCCACGCCCTTGCGCGAGTACCTGCGCGAGCTGACTGTGGAGCGGGGCTGCACGATCGAACAGGCGATCCGCCGGAGCGGCGTGCTCGACGACATTCCGGGAATCGACCTGGCGCTGCAGCCGGTCGGCCTGTACGGCAAGAAGAAGCCGCTGGAGACGGTCTTGCGGGAGCGCGACCGCATCGAAATCTACCGTCCGCTGGTGGCCGACCCGAAAGAGTCGCGCCGCAAGCGGGCTGAGAAAAAGGCTCAGCCAGGCTGA
- a CDS encoding type II toxin-antitoxin system RatA family toxin: protein MAVVHKTVFLAYSAEQMFDLVAKVEDYPKFLPWCGGVKLIERTDDTLVACLAIHFHGVKQSFTTRNINTRPTQMKMKLVDGPFKCMDGTWTFKALRADACKVEFDLHYEFSSMILEQLIGPVFGVIANSMVDSFCKRAETVYG, encoded by the coding sequence ATGGCAGTAGTACACAAAACAGTATTTTTAGCTTACAGCGCCGAACAAATGTTCGACCTCGTGGCCAAAGTGGAAGATTATCCCAAATTCCTGCCCTGGTGCGGCGGCGTGAAGCTTATTGAGCGGACCGACGACACCCTGGTCGCTTGCCTGGCAATTCACTTCCATGGCGTGAAGCAAAGCTTCACCACCCGCAACATCAACACGCGGCCGACCCAGATGAAGATGAAGCTGGTCGACGGCCCGTTCAAATGCATGGATGGCACCTGGACCTTCAAGGCGCTGCGGGCCGATGCCTGCAAGGTCGAATTCGACCTGCACTACGAATTTTCAAGCATGATACTCGAACAATTGATCGGGCCCGTGTTCGGCGTGATTGCCAACAGCATGGTCGACTCGTTCTGCAAGCGCGCCGAGACGGTCTATGGATGA
- the smpB gene encoding SsrA-binding protein SmpB translates to MSIVDNKKAFHDYFIEDRYEAGIVLEGWEVKAIRDSRVQIKEAYVVVRGDELFLFGAHISALSTASSFTHPEAVRTRKLLLHRAEVDKLIGKVERSGYTLVPINLHFKGGRVKCEIGLAKGKKQHDKRATEKERDGKREVAAAMKTHSR, encoded by the coding sequence ATGAGTATTGTTGACAATAAAAAAGCATTCCACGACTACTTCATCGAGGACCGGTACGAAGCCGGTATCGTGCTCGAAGGATGGGAAGTCAAGGCGATTCGCGATTCGCGCGTCCAGATCAAGGAGGCGTACGTGGTCGTGCGCGGGGACGAGCTGTTCCTGTTCGGCGCGCACATCAGCGCGCTGTCGACCGCATCCTCGTTCACTCACCCGGAAGCGGTACGCACGCGCAAGCTGCTGCTGCACCGCGCCGAAGTCGATAAGCTGATCGGCAAGGTCGAGCGCTCGGGCTACACCCTGGTACCGATCAACCTGCATTTCAAGGGTGGACGGGTGAAGTGCGAGATCGGACTTGCCAAGGGCAAGAAGCAGCACGACAAGCGCGCCACCGAGAAAGAACGCGACGGCAAGCGCGAAGTTGCCGCGGCGATGAAGACGCACAGCCGTTAA
- a CDS encoding multidrug effflux MFS transporter yields MQRMLTVILACLGMVGALAIDTYLPSIPAIGREFAVGPLAVQQTLSVFLFTFAFMMLFYGTLSDSFGRRPVILAALAVYTLASLGAVFAPSFGVLLACRAFQGLAAGAGSVIGQAIVQDRFSHDQAHAQRIMSHIMMVFGLAPAIAPVLGGYLHVHFGWRATFVFLAGFGALMMLLVYRGLPESLPKAQRHAFHGIAIAKNYLKVLRHPQFLLLSLAVGLAFSGLSLYIGSAANFVMDILHLPETAFAWLFIPMIGGMVVGSAWGGKAAARIAPANMIWLGFGIMAAGSAISIAYNVMLVAAVPWAVLPLAVYTFGLAVAMPAIQVGALSLFPDNRGLASSMMSFIQMTAFALVSGMLAPLLFDSALKLACGVGGSLVLSFLCWRLSLMATRQAVQVA; encoded by the coding sequence ATGCAGCGAATGTTAACAGTGATTTTGGCTTGTCTCGGGATGGTGGGCGCGCTCGCGATCGACACCTATCTGCCCTCCATTCCGGCGATCGGACGCGAGTTCGCCGTCGGTCCGCTGGCGGTGCAGCAAACGCTCAGCGTGTTCCTGTTCACCTTCGCGTTCATGATGCTGTTCTACGGCACCTTGTCCGATTCGTTCGGACGCCGTCCGGTAATCCTCGCCGCGCTGGCGGTGTACACCCTGGCCTCATTGGGCGCCGTGTTCGCGCCCAGTTTCGGCGTGCTGCTCGCCTGCCGCGCGTTTCAAGGGCTGGCCGCCGGCGCCGGCTCGGTGATCGGGCAAGCCATCGTGCAGGACCGCTTTTCGCACGACCAGGCGCACGCGCAGCGCATCATGTCGCACATCATGATGGTGTTCGGACTGGCTCCGGCCATCGCACCCGTGCTGGGCGGTTATCTGCACGTGCATTTCGGCTGGCGCGCGACGTTTGTGTTCCTGGCCGGATTCGGCGCGCTGATGATGCTGCTGGTGTACCGCGGCTTGCCGGAGAGCTTGCCCAAGGCGCAGCGCCACGCCTTTCACGGCATTGCGATCGCCAAGAACTATCTGAAAGTGCTGCGCCATCCGCAATTCCTGCTGCTGTCCTTGGCCGTCGGACTGGCGTTCAGCGGCTTGTCGCTGTACATCGGCTCGGCCGCCAATTTCGTCATGGATATCCTGCACCTGCCGGAAACCGCGTTCGCCTGGCTGTTCATCCCGATGATCGGCGGCATGGTGGTCGGTTCGGCCTGGGGCGGCAAGGCGGCGGCGCGGATCGCACCGGCGAACATGATCTGGCTGGGATTCGGCATCATGGCGGCGGGCAGCGCGATCAGCATTGCCTACAACGTGATGCTGGTGGCGGCGGTGCCGTGGGCGGTGCTGCCGCTGGCGGTGTACACCTTCGGGCTGGCGGTGGCGATGCCGGCGATCCAGGTTGGCGCCTTGTCGCTGTTTCCGGACAACCGCGGACTGGCCTCGTCGATGATGTCGTTCATCCAGATGACGGCGTTTGCGCTGGTGTCGGGCATGCTGGCGCCGCTGCTGTTCGACAGCGCGCTGAAACTGGCATGCGGGGTGGGCGGCTCGCTCGTGCTGAGCTTCCTGTGCTGGCGCCTGAGCCTGATGGCGACGCGCCAGGCGGTGCAGGTGGCGTAA